From Kineosporia succinea, the proteins below share one genomic window:
- a CDS encoding amidohydrolase family protein: MPAVGASREVVPALLVTGGDVVTMDPAQPLLPGTSVAVSGSTIAALGPAAQLRESFPGATELDASGTVVIPGLVDAHQHTTVDPLVRSLIPDDIPSPEAIYAWAVPLHQHVDGDDDELSATVTAVDCLTRGVTTVLDPGTVAHPLRVAAGLRNAGIRARVGGWGWDTPGLPFAAAAGEVLAAQRESVAAVNAGGGPVTGWVTLVGHDLAGDELFRGAVKLAEELNTQVTWHLSPGPDDPAAFLRRHGVRPVEHLDRIGALGERLIIAHGVWLESGELEALLRTRTALAACPGAYLRLGQGVGRAGRYAEFVHRGGRLALGCDSHNAGDAPDVLGAARLLAGLERDRGTEPPLRASDVLALATRAGAEAIGAPDLGVIAPGHQADLVLLDTSRPAWIPRAPEPDALARQIVWGGVSDTVRDVVVAGRVVVRDRRPLLVDLAVLREEAAGRRAALLARAGLNPRRKVAP; the protein is encoded by the coding sequence ATGCCAGCCGTCGGCGCGTCCCGCGAGGTGGTCCCCGCCCTGCTCGTGACGGGTGGCGACGTGGTCACGATGGATCCGGCGCAGCCGCTGCTGCCCGGCACCAGCGTCGCCGTCAGCGGCAGCACGATCGCCGCGCTGGGCCCGGCCGCGCAGCTGCGTGAATCCTTCCCCGGCGCCACCGAGCTCGACGCGAGCGGCACGGTCGTCATCCCCGGCCTCGTCGACGCGCATCAGCACACCACGGTCGACCCCCTCGTGCGCAGCCTGATTCCCGACGACATTCCCTCGCCGGAGGCCATTTACGCGTGGGCGGTACCCCTGCACCAGCACGTCGACGGCGACGACGACGAGCTGTCGGCCACCGTCACCGCCGTCGACTGCCTCACCCGCGGCGTGACCACCGTGCTCGATCCGGGCACGGTCGCGCACCCGCTGCGGGTCGCCGCCGGGCTGCGGAACGCGGGCATCCGCGCCCGGGTGGGTGGCTGGGGCTGGGACACGCCGGGCCTGCCGTTCGCGGCGGCGGCCGGTGAGGTGCTGGCCGCCCAGCGCGAGAGCGTCGCCGCGGTGAACGCCGGGGGTGGCCCGGTCACCGGATGGGTCACCCTGGTCGGGCACGACCTGGCCGGGGACGAGCTGTTCCGGGGCGCGGTGAAGCTCGCCGAAGAACTGAACACCCAGGTCACCTGGCACCTTTCGCCCGGCCCGGACGACCCGGCGGCGTTCCTGCGGCGCCACGGCGTGCGCCCGGTGGAGCACCTCGACCGGATCGGGGCCCTCGGCGAGCGGCTCATCATCGCGCACGGGGTCTGGCTGGAGAGCGGTGAGCTGGAGGCCCTGCTGCGCACCCGCACGGCCCTCGCCGCCTGCCCGGGGGCCTACCTGCGGCTCGGTCAGGGGGTGGGAAGGGCCGGTCGCTACGCCGAATTCGTGCACCGGGGTGGACGTCTGGCGCTGGGCTGCGACTCGCACAACGCCGGTGACGCCCCCGACGTGCTGGGAGCCGCGCGCCTGCTGGCCGGGCTGGAACGCGACCGGGGCACCGAGCCGCCGCTGCGCGCGTCCGACGTTCTCGCCCTCGCCACCCGGGCCGGGGCCGAGGCGATCGGCGCACCCGACCTGGGGGTGATCGCCCCCGGTCACCAGGCCGACCTGGTGCTGCTCGACACCTCTCGCCCGGCCTGGATCCCGCGGGCCCCCGAACCGGACGCCCTGGCCCGCCAGATCGTCTGGGGCGGTGTCTCCGACACGGTCCGCGACGTGGTCGTGGCCGGCCGGGTCGTCGTCCGTGACCGTCGTCCTCTGCTCGTCGACCTCGCCGTGCTCCGGGAGGAAGCCGCCGGCCGTCGGGCCGCGCTGCTGGCCCGGGCCGGACTGAACCCTCGTCGAAAGGTCGCACCGTGA